The Myotis daubentonii chromosome 9, mMyoDau2.1, whole genome shotgun sequence genome has a segment encoding these proteins:
- the LOC132241835 gene encoding interferon-induced transmembrane protein 3-like: protein MNPNSQPFFSGARAGVSPSYEVLKEEHEVSVLGGPQSSTAARTTVINIQADTVVPDHIVWSLFNTLFFNPCCLGFVAFAYSVKSRDRKMVGDVIGAQSYASTAKCLNIWALVLGLLVIVAVIIAVAVFSASALNRGYAGSYHLPQD, encoded by the exons ATGAACCCCAACTCCCAGCCCTTCTTCTCTGGCGCCCGCGCCGGAGTGTCCCCATCCTATGAGGTGCTCAAGGAGGAACACGAGGTGTCTGTGCTGGGGGGTCCCCAGAGCTCGACGGCAGCGAGGACGACCGTGATCAACATCCAGGCTGACACCGTGGTGCCCGACCACATTGTCTGGTCGCTGTTCAACACCCTCTTCTTCAACCCCTGCTGCCTGGGGTTCGTGGCGTTCGCCTACTCCGTGAAg tcTAGGGACCGGAAGATGGTGGGAGACGTGATTGGGGCCCAGAGCTATGCGTCCACCGCCAAGTGCCTGAACATCTGGGCTTTGGTCTTGGGCCTCCTTGTCATAGTTGCGGTCATCATCGCGGTCGCTGTATTTTCCGCCTCTGCACTGAATCGCGGCTACGCGGGTTCCTATCACCTGCCCCAAGACTGA
- the LOC132241836 gene encoding interferon-induced transmembrane protein 3-like, with protein MNSNFQPFVPGANAGVSPSNEVLKEEYEVSLLGGPQSSTAARTTVVNIQTDTVVPDHIVWSLFNTLFFNPCCLGFVAFAYSVKSRDRKMVGDVIGAQSYASTAKCLNIWAVVLGLLVILAVIIAVVVITSGVLRGYRDSYHLPQD; from the exons ATGAACTCCAACTTCCAGCCCTTCGTGCCTGGCGCCAACGCCGGAGTGTCCCCATCCAATGAGGTGCTCAAAGAGGAATATGAGGTGTCCTTACTGGGGGGTCCCCAGAGCTCGACGGCAGCGAGGACGACGGTGGTCAACATCCAGACGGACACCGTGGTGCCCGACCACATCGTCTGGTCCCTGTTCAACACCCTCTTCTTCAACCCCTGCTGCCTGGGGTTCGTGGCGTTCGCCTACTCCGTGAAg TCTAGGGACCGGAAGATGGTGGGAGACGTGATTGGGGCCCAGAGCTATGCGTCCACCGCCAAGTGCCTGAACATCTGGGCCGTGGTCTTGGGCCTCCTTGTCATACTTGCGGTCATCATCGCGGTCGTGGTTATCACCTCTGGAGTGCTTCGTGGCTACAGGGATTCCTATCACCTGCCCCAAGACTGA
- the LOC132241838 gene encoding interferon-induced transmembrane protein 1-like, producing MNPNSQRSFVFPIPRAGVSPSYEVLREEHIVPVLGGPQSSTAAGTTVVNIHADTVVPDHIVWSLFNTLFFNPCCLGFVAFAYSVKSRDRKMVGDVIGAQSHASTAKCLNSVALVLGLLVIVAGIITVVVFYTSALNHG from the exons ATGAACCCCAACTCCCAGCGAAGCTTCGTCTTCCCAATCCCCCGCGCCGGAGTGTCCCCATCCTATGAGGTGCTCAGGGAGGAAcacattgttcctgtgctgggggGTCCCCAGAGCTCGACGGCAGCGGGGACGACGGTGGTCAACATCCATGCTGACACCGTGGTGCCGGATCACATCGTCTGGTCGCTGTTCAACACCCTCTTCTTCAACCCCTGCTGCCTGGGGTTCGTGGCGTTTGCCTACTCTGTGAAg TCTAGGGACCGGAAGATGGTGGGAGACGTGATTGGGGCCCAGAGCCATGCGTCCACCGCCAAGTGCCTGAACTCCGTGGCCCTGGTCTTGGGCCTCCTTGTCATAGTTGCGGGCATCATCACGGTCGTCGTATTTTACACCTCTGCACTGAATCACGGCTAG
- the LOC132241837 gene encoding interferon-induced transmembrane protein 3-like: MNPNSQPFVPGANAGVTPSNDVLKEEYEVSVLGGPQSSMAARTTVVNIQADTVVPDHIVWSLFNTLFFNPCCLGFVAFAYSVKSRDRKMVGDVIGARSYASTAKCLNIWAVVLGLLVILAVIIAVVVITSGVLRGYRDSYHLPQD; the protein is encoded by the exons ATGAACCCCAACTCCCAGCCCTTCGTGCCTGGCGCCAACGCCGGAGTGACCCCATCCAATGATGTGCTCAAGGAGGAATATGAGGTGTCCGTGCTGGGGGGTCCCCAGAGTTCAATGGCAGCGAGGACGACGGTGGTCAACATCCAGGCTGACACCGTGGTGCCCGACCACATCGTCTGGTCGCTGTTCAACACCCTCTTCTTCAACCCCTGCTGCCTGGGGTTCGTGGCGTTCGCCTACTCCGTGAAg TCTAGGGACCGGAAGATGGTGGGAGACGTGATTGGGGCCCGGAGCTATGCGTCCACCGCCAAGTGCCTGAACATCTGGGCCGTGGTCTTGGGCCTCCTTGTCATACTTGCGGTCATCATCGCGGTCGTGGTTATCACCTCTGGAGTGCTTCGTGGCTACAGGGATTCCTATCACCTGCCCCAAGACTGA
- the LOC132241844 gene encoding interferon-induced transmembrane protein 2-like, translated as MIKEQHEVSVLGGPQNSGPVMSTVVNIQTDTVVPDHIIWSLFNTLFFNTCCLGFVAFAYSVKSRDRKMVGDVIGAQSYASTAKCLNIWAVILGLFTTIGLIVLLALVLPGAIQAAMHHTGF; from the exons ATGATCAAGGAGCAACACGAGGTGTCTGTGCTGGGGGGTCCCCAGAACTCAGGGCCCGTGATGTCCACCGTGGTCAACATCCAGACGGACACCGTGGTGCCCGACCACATTATCTGGTCCCTGTTCAACACCCTCTTCTTCAACACATGCTGCCTGGGGTTCGTGGCGTTCGCCTACTCCGTGAAG TCTAGGGACCGGAAGATGGTGGGAGACGTGATTGGGGCCCAGAGCTATGCGTCCACCGCCAAGTGCCTGAACATCTGGGCCGTGATCCTGGGCCTCTTTACGACCATCGGACTCATTGTTCTCCTGGCTCTGGTGCTCCCGGGAGCCATTCAGGCTGCAATGCATCACACCGGCTTCTAG
- the LOC132241842 gene encoding interferon-induced transmembrane protein 3-like — MNPNSQPFLPGANAGVTKSNEVLKEEYEVSLLGGPQSSTAARTTVVNIQADTVVPDHIVWSLFNTLFFNPCCLGFVAFAFSVKSRDRKMVGDVIGARSYASTAKCLNIWAVVLGLLVIVAVIITA, encoded by the exons ATGAACCCCAACTCCCAGCCCTTCCTGCCTGGCGCCAACGCCGGAGTGACCAAATCCAATGAGGTGCTCAAGGAGGAATATGAGGTGTCCTTGCTGGGGGGTCCCCAGAGCTCGACGGCAGCGAGGACGACGGTGGTCAACATCCAGGCTGACACCGTGGTGCCCGACCACATCGTCTGGTCCCTGTTCAACACCCTCTTCTTCAACCCCTGCTGCCTGGGGTTCGTGGCGTTCGCCTTCTCCGTGAAG TCTAGGGACCGGAAGATGGTGGGAGACGTGATTGGGGCCCGGAGCTATGCGTCCACCGCCAAGTGCCTGAACATCTGGGCCGTGGTCTTGGGCCTCCTTGTCATAGTTGCGGTCATCATCACAGCGTGA